A single window of Oncorhynchus clarkii lewisi isolate Uvic-CL-2024 chromosome 10, UVic_Ocla_1.0, whole genome shotgun sequence DNA harbors:
- the LOC139419208 gene encoding uncharacterized protein yields MTLAPQANGLLTLVVSSPPHPTVLPSTPPPPRHLIPPSYPPHLLLLVTSSHRPTLHTSSSSSPHPTVLPSTPPPPTRHLIPPSYPPHLLLLLVTSSHRPTLHTSSSSSPHPTVLPSTPPPPPRHLIPPSYPPHLLLLVTSSHRPTLHTSSSSSPHPTVLPSTPPPSLHLIPPSYPPHLLLLVTSSHCPTLHTSSSSSPHPTVLPSTPPPPHNLFTPSYPPHPSTTLPPQPSTLTPTLNFPESSMYVEVKTMLL; encoded by the coding sequence ATGACTCTGGCACCACAGGCTAATGGTTTATTAACTCTAGTAGTCTCTAGCCCTCCTCATCCCACTGTCCTAccctccacacctcctcctcctcgtcaccTCATTCCACCGTCCTAccctccacacctcctcctcctcgtcaccTCATCCCACCGTCCTAccctccacacctcctcctcctcgtcaccTCATCCCACCGTCCTAccctccacacctcctcctcctactcgTCACCTCATCCCACCGTCCTAccctccacacctcctcctcctcctcgtcaccTCATCCCACCGTCCTAccctccacacctcctcctcctcgtcaccTCATCCCACCGTCCTAccctccacacctcctcctcctcctcgtcaccTCATCCCACCGTCCTAccctccacacctcctcctcctcgtcaccTCATCCCACCGTCCTAccctccacacctcctcctcctcgtcaccTCATCCCACCGTCCTACcctccacacctcctccttctcttcaccTCATCCCACCGTCCTAccctccacacctcctcctcctcgtcaccTCATCCCACTGTCCTAccctccacacctcctcctcctcgtcaccTCATCCCACTgtcctaccctccacaccccctcctcctcataACCTCTTTACCCCGTCTTACCCCCCACACCCCTCTACAACCCTCCCTCCACAGCCCTCCACCCTAACCCCCACCTTGAACTTCCCTGAATCCTCAATGTATGTTGAAGTTAAGACAATGCTCCTTTAG